Genomic window (Kogia breviceps isolate mKogBre1 chromosome 15, mKogBre1 haplotype 1, whole genome shotgun sequence):
ATAAAGTGCTCTCTAAACTATTCCAAGACCAAGACATTGTTAAACTGTTATAAGAAGAAACTCAATTTTAACTATTGGTTTAAAATACTTCACATTTcacttttatatttctcttttaagaTCTATTCAAATTAATAGCTTgagattcattcaataaacattcaaaTAGTTGACCTGATTGTGGTAAATAATTTATACACAGAACTACTAAGCTAGAGAGGCCAAAAAGAGCACTGACAATGAAAGGTCACTGAAAAACACTGAAGAAGTTAAATGGCATCAATCAATCCTAATTAAGTATTCAAATGTCAGCCTACCACTTTGTCATTGAAAACTGAACACCTTATTGTTTCCAAGAAATCAACTCTGATATATTAAAATGTCATAAGGTATCATGGAAGACAACCTCTTGAAACCCTTAGTTTCCAAGTTTAAAAATGCCTCTGGTATAAacagttataaaatgaaacaatagtCCCTAACTTGTTTATTACATCTAGTTTTCTCCAGTTAActgccactcttttttttttttttttttttgtggtacgcaggcctctttcactgttgtggcctctcccgttgcggagcacagggtccgcacacacaggctcagtggccgtggctcacgggcccagccacccccgcggcatgtgggatcttcccagaccggggcacgaacccgcatcccctgcattggcaggcggattctcaaccactgcgccaccagggaagcccaactgccactcttttttttttttttgctgtacgcgggcctctcactgttgtggcctctcctgttgtggagcacaggctccggacccgcaggatcagcagccaaggctcatggacctagctgttccgcagcatgtgggatcttcctggactggggcatgaacccatgtcccctgcatcggcagacggactctcaaccactgcgccaccagggaagccctaactgccactctttttttttttttttttttttctggttggaatcattttttaatatttaaatagaaaaagtgagcactgacttttttttcctcttttagacacACGCACGTCTAACAGCCAAAATATGCAGAGGAAATAAGCTCCTGCTCTGTCCTCCACAGTCCCCATCTTGTGGTTGAAGCTGTTGCcagccctccctccatcctttccAACATACACAGAAATTCAGTTTTATCTCGTGTGCACGTCCCTCCCCAATATCCCCATTCTTAAAAACCGAACAGTCGTTAATGGTCAGGGGCACATCCTTCCCGATGGCATCAGTTCCTACCCCACGATGGGATAGTGAGGAGATCTTCCATCAGAAGTAACTTAGTGAAAGGAGTGGGATGGCCGGAGGTGGAGTAACCGTCTGCATTGCTGCACTCTCGTATCAGAGTGAGGACAGAAGAAATAAGTCAGGAGAGCACGGAGGGCACAGCTGCAAGTGAGGAGTCTCTCCATGAGACAATGTGGGGAGAATTCTCCCCACCAAGTTTAGACAGATCAATGTGccagagttaaaaataaaaaataaaaaataaaaaaaatccaataatcAGCAGTTCAAACACTATTGAATTTTCAAACTTCTCCCACCAAGACAGGCCAAACATAGCAGTAACAATCTAGATCTTTCCAGGAAGTGAAGGTAGAGCCCCGGGCATTCCTCCTGACAGCCCTGTATTAGGCCCTAGAAGTATCTGCCGCTGCTGcagttgctgctgctgctccaCCTGCAACTTCTCAGTCTCAAAGACGACCGGAAGGACCAGGATCATGAAAGAGGTGGTGCCAATCCACAAGGCTGCCCTGGAAAACCTGTACATTTTTTGAGCCACGAAGAGGGAGAGCTCAAAAGTGGCTCCAGCTGCGGACCGGACTCTCTCCGGGAACATCTCCGTCAGACCCCACAGTCTCTCCGACAGAGTCTCATCTAACTCCTCGTCGtcttcctcctccagctcctcctcagGTTTCTCAGCATCGCCTTTCGGAAGCAATTCGTCCGGGGACAGCGGCGCCCCAGGGCCGGCAGCGGCGGCAGCCATGGCTGTGGTAACACCGCTGCCACTCTTGATAATACCTGTGAAAAAGGGTCAACTCTTGATTGTTCACTGATCctaacttaaatttaaatgaatgtgAGAAAACAGGCTAGCTCTTATTCCATCAGCAGGATTCcactcttttcttcttgcctaTCTTCAACTCCTgctgtcagagaaagaaaaaacagcctcaatTTCACAGGAGAATGCAATTTCAGTAGCTATAAGCAGGTAAACGGGAAAGAAgagtaattctacttttaaggGCTGAAAGTATCATGCATTCTGAGTTATATTCCAGTTTGttcagagatgaagaaagaaaagatttcagTTTGCAATTAAAACTTACCAGATAAACAAGTATGCTCAACTGTTTGCTATACCCTAAAAAGATTTCCTCaaacttattcattttcattcaaaaGGGTTTTACTAAACACCTACAGTGAGTACTGTAAGTGCTAAAATACAACAGTGGCCAAGATAAAGTCACTTCTTTAAAAGAGTTTACAGtgtactaaaaaaagaaagacaataaaaagtaattacaaTAAAGTATGATTCACAACATTAAAGTGGAAATACAAGGTACTATGAAACCACACAGCACAACTAAGTTGAGTCTAGGAAGTCCGAGAAGGTCTCCTGAAGAATACATTTAAATTCAAATCCATAAGTAAGAAGAGTTAGCATGACAAAGGAAGACATTTGGTCAGTATTTCAAAAATACAGAACAACAAATCCTCTGATTATGAGTACCAATTTTCCCTTTTAACAACAGTTGAAATATGAGTTTCCTAATGtcaacaaaaatgtttttaaaaatattaaaatctatcAGACAACTACGGTTTAACTgctttgttcagatttttttttttaatgccttctaTCCAGTACAGTGACTGTTCCTTAGATTAAGTGAAATACTTTGGTTTCTTGAGGGAACCTGTAAATGGTTCCTGTAAATAGTAATGTAATAACAGTACTAGTAAAACACAAACAAGCCACATTAAATTAGAACTTTTTATTATCTAATTTATCTTTACTGAATAATTCCTTTCATCTAAACATCTCCTCATATTATGTTTTCATAATATAAGCATAAGAAATAAGAATCACTTCATCTTATGAAGGGTAAACAGCAAATTGCAGAATTACCATTtagaaattttaacaaaatatatgttGCTTTTAAAAGGTCTCaacaaaacattaatttttatagatatttaaaGCTTGCTCTAGGATTATCATTCTTACATATgacaaaattaaagtaaaattttaagtaaGGCTGAACTTTACTAAATGTTACCTACTTTGACATTTAAAGGTACGATTTAGTTAGtagcaatttaaaagaaaaataaccaaaaacaaacaagcaaaacaaccTTCCAAGAAAACAAGACTAGATAATAGGCAATGTTGAAGACTTAATATTTCAGAGTACTTGTTTTGGTAACTTTATATCAAGCATAAATACATTGAGATAATCAGTTAAGTTGTAATTCATTTAAACGTTTATAAAATTAAGACAACACACAGACAAGGCATCCTCAAACTGTAGAAATTGGGAAGTTTGAGGGGCAAATTTAACCTAATTATCCATTAactatgtgatcttgggaaagtttCACAACTCTTTGTCAGCatagtttcctcattttaaaaatagatttatcatCTACCTCACAGTGTTAAGGTGAAGGTTAAGTGCTGGATGGCTGAGTATAACGTGAGCCCTCAAAACTAGCAgatactacattaaaaaaatgattagatCTACATCAGTCTTGGTTTCATTAAATGAAGCTTCATAAAATGAGGGTCAAATCTTAAAGTAATCCCAGAAGGAAATTTCAgatttaaagaaaggaaagaaaaagcatgtGAATAAAAAAATGAGCTACACTCCTTGTGCCACCCCCAAATTAATACCATGTAATGAATTATAGGCCCACCTACCTAAAAATGTAAAGGTGAACAGAATGAAAGGCAAGAGAACATTTAGGGTAAGAAACAGCACAGAAGTGTGACATCCACCTGAAATTAGTGAAAATAgatgacaaaaagaaaagaatctagtttttaaaaactgcagaataaaaatgataattttaacaattaaatatattaactgaATAAAGGATGGTAATTTAGAAAATACTTCAATGGGAAGGGTAGGGGCACTCATCCACTAACATTTCTTCTCAGAATGAGCCTGGAGAAGAAAAATTCACTTAAGAAGAGAAGCACAAGAtgcaaagaataaaagaacagcCAAAACTTTAAATCATAAAGTGAAGAAATGTTCTGAAGATATTAGAAAGGAGTGTCTTCAAGAGCTAAGATGAAGAACACTATATCTTGGGGATGAAATGGAGAGCGAACTGTATTAAGCCAATTCGTGCAAAACGTAATGAAAACCttaccttgtgattttttttagtgTACTGAGTCCTAAACAACTTGCTAATGATCAACTAAACATAAACAATGCTGGAAATAAACAAATCAGTCTTTGAGTGTGGCAACCATGAAAACGTATCTCCTATTGGGGGAAGTAAAATCACTGGCTCCAGCTGTTATGCTCTGAAATCCTTCACCCGCCAGACAGGTGAACACACCAAGCATCCCACAGTCAGAAGCCAGCCAATGAATGAGTAGAACAGGGATACTATGGCTCCAGAACTCCCCAGTGGCTTTGTCAAAGCTTTCTTAAAACtgcagtgcaggggcttccctggtggtgcagtggtggagagtccgcctgctgatgcagggtacacgggttcgtaccccagtctgggaagatcccacatgccgcggagcgctgggcccgtgagccatggctgctgagcctgcacgtctggagcctgtgccccgcaacaggagaggccacaacagtgagaggcctgcgtaccgcaaaaaaaacaaacaaaaacaaaaacaaaaaactgcagtGCAGTCTAagaccttcctttctctctctttttcaaaagGGTTAGATGCATGGACATCTCACAGCTCTCTTAGTCTCCTCCAGCTCCTTCTTCATTTACCTTACAGGTATGTTTCCCCCCCCAAATCTCTGGAATATCTAATATCATCTTGATGTTTGCTTTCTTAGAGAACTCAGACTTAAAATTTTCTATACTTGGGAATCAATGAACAGAAAGAAAGTTCCTAATCTCTTGCCATTACTACCATTATTATATGGAAGGAAGAACCTCATCGCTTGTAGAAAGTCGTGGAGCAGTAGAGATGAGAGAAAAAATATGGTGAAGTAAGAGAAGGAAGTGCTTCAATCACTGGAGATTTAAAGGCTGAGAAAAATATGCTCTCCACCCTTCCTGCTCAATCCTGTActacatatccagagaaaacagaaggaaatgccGCACCACACTGAAGGAAGAGTAATtgatgatttcctctttgatcctgGACTAAGGAAGAATGAGATGGACAGATGGCTTTCTAGTTTCCAGATATCTCAGCTAGAGAGAGGGACTAGTCTGGCTGTGTGTAGAGTACAGACTAGAGCACTAGAGGTTGGAATCATATTCACCAAACAGGAGGGATACTGTAAGTCTATTTAAGCTTCCATTATGTATTTTTacttgcattatctcatttaacgtTCAAAACAGCCCTGTGAAGAAGGTATTTTTAGTGTCACGCCATATGTTCTTGGCTTTTCTCTTACTCTGGTAATTCCTTTCTCAATCTTTTTTGCTGGCTGGGTCCTTATTCTTCATTAAACCTTAATTAGTATGCCCAAGGATTCAGCACTGAGCCCTCTTCTATTCTTTTCCTATACTTTTAAAGATGTCCTTAGGAGATCTTATCCGGTCCCAagattttaaatgctatttaaataCAGTTGATgattttcaaatttgtttctCTAGCTCTAACCACTCCCGTTAGTTCCAGACTCACATATGCAACTACCTACTCgacatctacatttggagataacAGATGCTGTCAGGACCTGCTCGTATCCCTTTGGCATTCCCCTGCTTAAACCCTCCGATGGCTTCCCAATGCAATTAAAATCCAAACGTTTTTCTCATGTCCCTACAGAATTTAGTTACTTCCCACCTTTCCAATATTATCTATCATTCATCCTCTTACTCATTAAGTTAGAATCACAGTGGATGTCCTACTcctcaaatatttcaaaatttatttccaCCATAGGCTTTTGCATTTGTCCTCTTCTTATCTTCAGTTCTTCAAGTGACGGCTCTTTTTTGTATCACTCAGGTCTCAGTTCTAATGGCACCTCATCAGAAAGGTCATCCCTGACATCCATCAGTAGCCCTTCATTTCCCAATGCTTGTAGTCACTCAATtacataattcatttttatttcttcttcagccTTTGTAATCTGAAATCATCTTATTGGCAGGCCCACTCCCAATCTTTGAAAATTAAGTATCAGCTCCATGACATACTAAGGATAGTATTCCTAGCCCCTAGAACAACACCTggaacacagtaagtgctcaactATTAATTGTTGAATTCAATTAAGGAGATAGTGTGAAGTTGGAATTCAGATTCATATCTATGATTCCAAAGCATATGGAGCCCTTTCCCATAATAGGTTGCCTATTCCAGTAAATGTGCATCCACTGAGATGGCAGTCATGGAAGAAAGAGTACTCAACTTTAGTTTGCATCATGCAGAATATTAGATTATTCCACCACTAAGACACAGTGGCGAATTCAAACCACCAGCCTTCCTGTAACATATACAAAACTgataataatggaaaaatattaactataaataaagaaacatagtTTCCTATAAATAGTTCAAGTTCCTAAATAGCACTTACAGTTCAGACAAGGGAAAACAGCAAAATCTGAAAGCCTTTTCTAATGTAGAGTGTTAACCTCAAAggagtgggaaagaaaaaagtctgTACATGAGGTGAAGTAATAGGCATTATCTTGGGAATACTCAGTAAAAAGAATCCCTAGAATTCCTGAAAGTGGAGAAATAtgcaaggaagaaaagagaatggcAGGAGTAAGAAAATAAGAcgggaatagggcttccctggtggtgcagtggttaagaatctgcctgccaatgcaggggatgcgggttcaagccctggtccaggaggatcccacatgctgcagagcagctaagcctgtgcgccacaactactgagcttgagctctagagcccgcgagccacgactactgaggccgcatgctgcaactactgaaacccgtgtgcctagagcccgtgctctgccacaagagaagccaccaacgagaagcctgcacactgcaactaacagtagcccctgcttaccacaactagacaaagcctgcgcccagcaacgaagacccaacacagcctaaaataaataaactaaaaaaaaaagaagacaggaacAGAATTGTGAAGCAGTTTCCACCTATTTAGAAGTAAAAATGTAATGAGAGCATCAAATGTATTAGAACACTGCTACTCTTGAGCTTGTCCTACAACAAATACCAGATAAAGAAACTTCATTTAAAGGGTAAATTGATGTGATTGCtgtaaataatgaaaaaacaaacctgTAAGTTTGTTTTAACTTCATAAAGTATTTATCCAAAGTTGACATAGAGTTGGAA
Coding sequences:
- the LOC131742137 gene encoding mitochondrial import receptor subunit TOM22 homolog, which produces MAAAAAGPGAPLSPDELLPKGDAEKPEEELEEEDDEELDETLSERLWGLTEMFPERVRSAAGATFELSLFVAQKMYRFSRAALWIGTTSFMILVLPVVFETEKLQVEQQQQLQQRQILLGPNTGLSGGMPGALPSLPGKI